The Fibrobacter sp. genomic interval TGAACCAGGCCTTGGAGCCGTCTTCGCTATACGCGATTCCGCAGGCGAGCGACTTGTAGGACGTGTTCCTCATGTTCAGGTAATGCCCGATGTAGCCGTAATCGGAATCCTTTTTCGGGTCGCGTTCGCCGCTCGTCACGAGCTTCTTCTCGTCGTCCCACATCATCTTCACGTAGGCATCGACAATCTTTTCGGGAGTGTTGTACCTCGACGTCACCACATTCGGGCCGGTATTCTGCGCGAACTCGTTGCAATCGCCAAAGTTCGCATGGCCCTTGCCCGATGCCATGTCATCGGCGGCCTGCTTGACCACGCACTGTTCGCGTTCTTCGCTCGCACGCGCGAGGGGCGGAAGGTCCTCGGTAGCGCGCTTCGCGTTTACGACCTCGAGGCAGTAGTCTCGCCAGTCTCCCGAGGCGGTCTCGGAACTCGACATCGGTTCAGCCGTACTCGATGCCGCAGGAGCCTCACCCGCAGAAGAAGCCGGAGCCTTCGCGCTGGAACTGCTTGCGGGCTTGGTATCGCCAGCATCTTCCACGTTATCCTTTTTCCAGTCTACTTTCACGCTATCCGCAGGTTTGTCACCCGGGATCTGGATGTCGATGGTGTCGCCGGTATCGACGCAGCTTCCGGCACAGTTCCCCGAGGAATCGTCGGAACAGCCCGCCGCAAAGAACGCTACGACAGAAACTGCCGCGCATATTTTAAACAAGCTTATTTTCCTATTCATCAGTTCAACTCCGTTACACAACGTACATAAAGGCCTTTCTGCACATTCTGGTCCGTGCGGTCGATACTCTTCGCCTGGCGCCTGAATTCCCACGAGCGCCCCGTGTTCTTCATGATGGAAGTCGAGGACCAGTAATGCCCGGTCACCTCGCTATTGCAAAAGCCGTCCCAGTCCTTGCAACCGCCACGCCCGAGGTTGTCCCAGTTGAGCTTCGCGCGGTCCTTCTGGAAGTCGCGCCACTCGCCGTCATCGGGCAGGTGCCAGCCCGCGGGGCAGGCCTTCTTCGCCTCGTTGTAGGTATAGAACCGGCCGAATTTTTTGCAGTACACGGAATCTTCGAGCAAACACTGCTTGGCGCTGGAGAGGCTGTACTTGAGATTCGCCAACATCCACAACTTGTCATCGCGCAACTCCACCTTGTACTTCTGGTTGTCACGCGGGTCGGTCATCTTCATCTCCTTGCGGTCGACGAACTTTTCGGCATACAGGTCGCGTTCCGAAACACAGCGCACCGTCACCACGGCCTGAGGCGGAAGGTTCACGACCTTCGAGTTGCCGCGCTTCACGTCGAGCATCATGGCGCGCACGCCGTTAGTATCCTTCAACGCGAAATATGCGGCGTCCTTTCCCTGGATCTTGTGCTTGGGATCGGCAAGGTCGTAGAATCCGCGCGTCTTGCCGGCAAAAGACTTCACATTAGACAGCTTGCGCGGGCCGGTAAACCTGTCCTTGGCGAAGGCCGTCCATTCAACGACATCGGGAACATGCGTGCCAGCGGGGCACGAAGCGGACCAGTCCGCCTGGCGGTAGTAGGCATTTTTTGCGCCGTCCCTGAAAGAAACACTTTTTTGAAAAGAAAGGTTGTCTGTAAACCAGTTCAAATTGCCCGAAGGCATCGACTTATAGATTTTTCCGTCGCGACTATCACGAATCGAAAAATCCGCATAGGATACTTCTGTAACAACGATCAAGGCCACTGCCAAACGGCCGACAAAACTCAACATTCCACACCTCTGAGGGGTTTTAACTTTTTTTGTAATATATATACGCAAACCGAAAAAGGAGCATGCAAAAAATTTTTTATGATTTATATCAAATTCGCAATTTTCGCCTATTCGCTAGAAAACGAAAGCTAGGGATGCGCCTTCGGGGCCAGCCCAGATGCCCGCCAGGGAAACTGGGCCAATTTGTACCGATTTTTTGTGAATTTTGATGACGGCGAGGCTGATTCCCGCCCCGGCGAGGGCTCCAACGGCGACATCGGTCGGAAAATGCCGGCCGGCGGCAACGCGCAACACCCCGACAAGACTGGCAAGCGAAAGGGAGGTCACCCACACGAGCGGCTTGTACCTGGAATTCGGATAAAATTCGGAGAACCATTCACCGGTAAACACGGCTATCGTGAACGCGGCGGAAGCATGCCCGCTGTAGAAGCTCCCGTACGCTTCGCCCTCCGCGGCGGATGCCGCTTCCGCGCCGTCGCCTTCGATCGCGTACATGTAGGGGCGCGGCCAGAACGAGAGGGTCCGTACGAGCAGGTTCACGCCGTTCTGGAGGGCGAGCGCCTGCGCAAGCATCAAGGTGTAGGCAGCGAGATCCCCGCCCGAAGCATCGCCCTTGTACCACGAGAACGCCCCCAAAGCAAGAGGCGCCACCCCGAGAGCGGCCGACCAGGTGCTGACATCCGCGCAGGCCTTGCAGTAACGGCCCGCAACCGGGCGGTCCCACGGCAGGAGGTCCGAGACATCCCTCATTTCGGCATTCACGGCCATCTTGTGCAGCCTGTAGTCGCCGTAAACGCTGACGAAGCCCGAAAGGAACGTGAGCGGGAGGTCCCTTTCAAGCGATAAGTCATAATGCCTTTCGATAAAATTCCTTTCCGGCACCGGGTCTACGGCCAAAGTATCGGGAACCTGCGCATACGCCGCACCCGCGAGGAGGGCGACAAAAAAACACCATTTCAGATTCCGCAAGAACACCCGACAAAGTTAATTAATTATATTGAATTGCACTATGCAACGTGAACCGATTACATCGACGATGGATTTCTTCAACGCCGTATCCGACGAGATGAGGCTCAAGATTCTGATGCTCCTCGACCTCGCGGAATTCACCGTGAACGAAATCAAGGACATTCTGGATATCCACCAGAGCAACGCCAGCCGACACCTCGCCAAGCTTTCCGCCTGCGGGCTCCTGAAGGACCGCCGCGACGGCATCAAGGCCTACTACCGCCTGAGCGAAGAACTCCTGATGAGTAACCGCGTCCTCTCCGTAATCCGGGACGCCTACGGCGAACTGCCCGACAAGGACGTGCTCCGTTGCCGCGCCGAACAGGTTCTGCAAGAACGCACCGACAAGACAAAGGGGCAAATCCACAAGCTCGACCAGGCCGGCGGAAGCCTCAAGGCCCAGATTAGCCTGTTCAGCAAGCTCATGCAGCCCTTCGAAAACGCCGTGGACATCGGCTGCGGCGAAGGCGGAGACCTCTCGCTGATGCTCGCCAACCGCTGCAAGGAAGTCACCTCGCTCGACTGCGACCCGAAAGTCATCAGCGGCCTGCAGAAAATCCTGAAGCAGAAGAACATCAAAAACGTTACGCCCAAAGTAGCGGACATGACGAAGACGGGACTGCCCGAAAACTTCGCCGACCTCGTGCTCATGAGCCAGGTGCTC includes:
- a CDS encoding CAP domain-containing protein, which produces MNRKISLFKICAAVSVVAFFAAGCSDDSSGNCAGSCVDTGDTIDIQIPGDKPADSVKVDWKKDNVEDAGDTKPASSSSAKAPASSAGEAPAASSTAEPMSSSETASGDWRDYCLEVVNAKRATEDLPPLARASEEREQCVVKQAADDMASGKGHANFGDCNEFAQNTGPNVVTSRYNTPEKIVDAYVKMMWDDEKKLVTSGERDPKKDSDYGYIGHYLNMRNTSYKSLACGIAYSEDGSKAWFNMNFY
- a CDS encoding phosphatase PAP2 family protein produces the protein MFLRNLKWCFFVALLAGAAYAQVPDTLAVDPVPERNFIERHYDLSLERDLPLTFLSGFVSVYGDYRLHKMAVNAEMRDVSDLLPWDRPVAGRYCKACADVSTWSAALGVAPLALGAFSWYKGDASGGDLAAYTLMLAQALALQNGVNLLVRTLSFWPRPYMYAIEGDGAEAASAAEGEAYGSFYSGHASAAFTIAVFTGEWFSEFYPNSRYKPLVWVTSLSLASLVGVLRVAAGRHFPTDVAVGALAGAGISLAVIKIHKKSVQIGPVSLAGIWAGPEGASLAFVF
- a CDS encoding metalloregulator ArsR/SmtB family transcription factor, whose translation is MQREPITSTMDFFNAVSDEMRLKILMLLDLAEFTVNEIKDILDIHQSNASRHLAKLSACGLLKDRRDGIKAYYRLSEELLMSNRVLSVIRDAYGELPDKDVLRCRAEQVLQERTDKTKGQIHKLDQAGGSLKAQISLFSKLMQPFENAVDIGCGEGGDLSLMLANRCKEVTSLDCDPKVISGLQKILKQKNIKNVTPKVADMTKTGLPENFADLVLMSQVLHHATDPRLALKEAIRILKPGGTLALLDLAQHKEESFRTTHGHIWLGFDQNQLEFFVKEFNCTIVESEIIPSENEVDKKLPVICMILTKS
- a CDS encoding FISUMP domain-containing protein, coding for MLSFVGRLAVALIVVTEVSYADFSIRDSRDGKIYKSMPSGNLNWFTDNLSFQKSVSFRDGAKNAYYRQADWSASCPAGTHVPDVVEWTAFAKDRFTGPRKLSNVKSFAGKTRGFYDLADPKHKIQGKDAAYFALKDTNGVRAMMLDVKRGNSKVVNLPPQAVVTVRCVSERDLYAEKFVDRKEMKMTDPRDNQKYKVELRDDKLWMLANLKYSLSSAKQCLLEDSVYCKKFGRFYTYNEAKKACPAGWHLPDDGEWRDFQKDRAKLNWDNLGRGGCKDWDGFCNSEVTGHYWSSTSIMKNTGRSWEFRRQAKSIDRTDQNVQKGLYVRCVTELN